In Arthrobacter sp. StoSoilB5, one genomic interval encodes:
- a CDS encoding MFS transporter yields MNAAAVPEASHPASELASGPASSKKGQILAWASWDWGSAAFNAIMTTFVFTVYLTSNAFGGEDTASAALGAALAVAGLAIALLAPVTGQRSDAGGRRKLWLGVNTAATAVLTALCFFVFPQPGFLLLGVSLIALANIFFEFAGVNYNAMLAQISTPKNIGKVSGFGWGMGYLGGIVALLLVLQLFVQPSFEWFGASTEESLNIRLVAIFSALWFFVFALPVLIAVPEVSVKKDTASLGFIASYRLLFRRIAAIYRTSPHTIYFLLSSAIFRDGLAAVFTFGGVIAAGTFGFELKEVIFFAIFGNVVAAVGAIIGGFLDDKIGPKAVIVLSLVGLLIAGTFILVLGNGNYVFFGSSWPAANTFWIFGLLLCLFVGPAQSSSRAYLARLAPEGESGELFGLYATTGRAVSFLAPTLFTLCITIAAPIVEEGGAQRWGILGIMVVLLAGLLVILPVKPPSKTQIAVVPDH; encoded by the coding sequence ATGAACGCGGCCGCAGTTCCCGAAGCCTCCCACCCAGCATCCGAGCTTGCCTCCGGACCTGCTTCTTCCAAGAAGGGCCAGATCCTCGCGTGGGCATCCTGGGATTGGGGCTCGGCTGCCTTTAACGCGATCATGACCACGTTTGTCTTCACCGTTTATTTGACCTCAAATGCCTTCGGCGGGGAGGACACCGCGTCTGCCGCGCTTGGTGCTGCCTTGGCTGTCGCGGGCCTGGCCATCGCGTTGCTGGCACCCGTGACAGGCCAACGTTCTGATGCCGGCGGACGCCGCAAACTCTGGCTCGGAGTCAACACCGCAGCCACGGCCGTACTCACCGCCCTGTGCTTCTTTGTGTTTCCGCAACCAGGATTCCTCCTCCTGGGCGTTTCCCTGATCGCACTTGCCAACATCTTCTTCGAGTTTGCCGGCGTGAACTACAACGCAATGCTGGCCCAGATCTCCACGCCCAAAAATATCGGCAAGGTCAGCGGCTTTGGTTGGGGCATGGGATACCTCGGTGGGATCGTTGCGTTGCTGCTGGTGCTGCAACTCTTCGTCCAGCCTTCTTTCGAATGGTTCGGTGCGTCCACTGAAGAATCATTGAACATCCGGCTCGTGGCCATTTTCTCGGCCCTGTGGTTCTTCGTCTTCGCCCTGCCCGTGCTGATTGCCGTTCCGGAAGTTTCCGTCAAGAAGGACACCGCTTCCCTGGGCTTCATCGCATCGTACAGACTGCTGTTCCGGCGCATCGCAGCCATCTACCGCACCAGTCCCCACACCATTTACTTCCTGCTCTCCAGCGCGATCTTCCGCGACGGCCTCGCAGCGGTCTTCACGTTCGGCGGAGTAATCGCAGCCGGAACGTTCGGTTTCGAACTTAAAGAAGTTATCTTCTTCGCAATTTTCGGCAACGTCGTCGCAGCCGTTGGCGCAATCATCGGCGGCTTCCTCGACGACAAAATCGGCCCGAAGGCAGTCATCGTGCTCTCCTTGGTGGGATTGCTCATCGCGGGCACATTCATCCTCGTGCTTGGCAACGGCAACTATGTCTTCTTCGGAAGCAGCTGGCCCGCCGCCAACACTTTCTGGATCTTCGGCCTGCTCCTGTGCCTGTTTGTCGGCCCCGCCCAGTCTTCGTCAAGGGCATACCTTGCCAGGCTCGCACCGGAGGGTGAGTCCGGAGAGCTCTTCGGGCTCTACGCCACCACAGGCCGGGCTGTCAGCTTCCTTGCACCCACCCTCTTCACCCTGTGCATCACAATTGCCGCTCCGATTGTTGAAGAAGGTGGAGCCCAGCGATGGGGCATCCTCGGCATCATGGTTGTCCTGCTTGCCGGCCTTCTGGTGATCCTGCCGGTGAAGCCGCCCAGCAAGACCCAAATCGCCGTGGTGCCGGATCACTGA
- a CDS encoding cation:proton antiporter regulatory subunit, giving the protein MNVDETELPGLGVRKDFVTASGRRIGVVELREGETELFVSTWDDPDTCQASIPLTADEAATLGNLLGGQHIAMRLAEAHREIPGIVTRQFSITPDSPFVNQPMGKAQVRTRSGVSIVAIMREGEVVPSPAPDVVLHTGDLLVAVGTQEGLDSAADILRNG; this is encoded by the coding sequence ATGAACGTGGATGAGACTGAACTCCCGGGCCTTGGGGTCCGTAAGGATTTCGTCACGGCCTCGGGCCGTCGCATCGGTGTCGTGGAGCTTCGCGAAGGCGAGACCGAACTCTTCGTGTCCACTTGGGATGACCCAGACACGTGCCAGGCTTCCATTCCCCTCACGGCAGATGAAGCCGCAACGCTGGGCAACCTCCTCGGCGGGCAGCACATCGCCATGCGCCTGGCAGAAGCCCACCGCGAGATCCCTGGCATCGTGACCCGCCAGTTCTCCATCACCCCTGATTCCCCGTTCGTGAACCAGCCCATGGGCAAAGCCCAGGTCCGTACCCGCAGTGGCGTCTCGATCGTTGCAATCATGCGCGAAGGCGAGGTCGTCCCCTCGCCCGCACCCGACGTCGTACTTCACACGGGTGATTTGCTCGTTGCGGTTGGCACCCAGGAAGGCCTCGACTCGGCGGCCGATATCCTCCGCAACGGCTGA
- a CDS encoding cation:proton antiporter, whose amino-acid sequence MDPLALALVELGAVVFCLGLLARLAGRIGMSPIPLYLVGGLAFGAGGFVRLDGMHEFAHLSGEIGVILLLLMLGLEYTASELVTGLRRSWQAGVLDFILNFIPGAGIAVLLGWGLVGAIVMGGVTYISSSGIAAKVITDLGRIGNRETPVVLSILVFEDLAMAIYLPILTAILAGVGFLGGLQTVGIALAVVTVVLIIALKHGHRVSQAVHSENSEVFLLNVLGLALLVAGIASALQVSAAVGAFMLGIAISGATAHNATRILEPLRDLFAAIFFVAFGLNTDPTSIPPVLGWALLLALLTTATKMVTGFWAAKRAGIAMPGRFRAGAALIARGEFSIVIAGLAVASGAVPDEVAALATAYVLIMAILGPLAARFVEPVVKALRKSPRTPPRAAERATA is encoded by the coding sequence ATGGATCCGCTCGCACTAGCCCTCGTTGAACTGGGGGCCGTCGTCTTCTGCCTCGGTCTCCTTGCTCGATTAGCGGGCCGGATCGGCATGTCCCCCATTCCGCTTTACCTTGTGGGTGGCTTGGCCTTCGGTGCAGGCGGCTTCGTCAGGCTTGATGGCATGCATGAGTTTGCCCATCTTTCAGGAGAAATTGGCGTCATCCTGCTGCTGTTGATGCTCGGATTGGAATACACCGCCTCAGAACTGGTCACCGGGCTCAGGCGTTCGTGGCAGGCCGGTGTCCTGGACTTCATCCTGAATTTCATCCCCGGCGCCGGAATAGCAGTTCTTCTGGGCTGGGGTCTTGTCGGCGCCATCGTAATGGGTGGCGTTACGTATATCTCGTCATCGGGAATCGCCGCCAAGGTCATCACGGACCTCGGGCGGATCGGTAACCGTGAAACTCCCGTGGTGCTCTCCATCCTCGTTTTCGAGGACCTCGCCATGGCCATCTACCTGCCCATCCTCACTGCCATCCTTGCCGGCGTCGGGTTCCTGGGCGGCCTGCAGACAGTGGGCATCGCGCTGGCTGTCGTCACGGTGGTACTGATCATCGCGCTCAAGCATGGACACCGTGTCTCCCAAGCCGTTCACAGCGAGAACTCTGAAGTGTTTCTGCTGAACGTGCTCGGTTTGGCCCTCTTGGTAGCCGGCATCGCCTCCGCACTCCAGGTCTCCGCGGCAGTGGGTGCATTCATGCTCGGCATCGCCATTTCCGGCGCTACAGCCCACAATGCCACCCGCATCCTTGAGCCGCTGAGGGACTTGTTTGCGGCAATCTTCTTCGTTGCCTTCGGCCTCAACACCGACCCAACGTCCATCCCGCCCGTCCTGGGGTGGGCACTGCTGCTCGCCCTGCTGACAACCGCCACCAAAATGGTCACGGGATTCTGGGCAGCCAAACGTGCGGGCATCGCAATGCCCGGCCGCTTCCGCGCTGGAGCCGCCCTGATTGCGCGTGGCGAGTTCTCCATCGTCATTGCTGGCCTGGCGGTGGCGTCGGGAGCCGTGCCGGACGAAGTAGCCGCCCTGGCTACGGCCTACGTCCTCATCATGGCCATCTTGGGTCCGCTTGCAGCCCGCTTCGTGGAGCCTGTTGTCAAGGCACTCCGCAAGAGCCCCCGCACACCGCCGCGCGCCGCGGAGCGCGCCACAGCCTGA
- the dcd gene encoding dCTP deaminase, which produces MLISDRDIRAEIDSQRIVLEPYDPAMVQPSSVDVRIDRFFRLFDNHKYAHIDPAEEQPELTRLVEVEGNEPFILHPGEFVLGSTYETVSLPDDIAARLEGKSSLGRLGLLTHSTAGFIDPGFSGHVTLELSNVATLPIKLWPGMKIGQLCFFRLTSSAEHPYGSGEYGNRYQGQRGPTASRSHQNFHRTAI; this is translated from the coding sequence GTGCTGATCTCTGACCGCGATATTCGTGCCGAAATAGACTCCCAACGGATTGTCCTTGAACCGTACGATCCCGCGATGGTTCAGCCGTCTTCCGTGGACGTACGGATTGACCGGTTTTTCCGGCTCTTCGACAACCACAAATATGCCCACATCGACCCCGCCGAGGAGCAGCCTGAGCTGACCCGGTTGGTGGAAGTGGAAGGCAATGAGCCATTCATCCTGCACCCGGGCGAATTCGTACTCGGCTCCACCTACGAGACAGTGAGCCTGCCCGACGACATCGCTGCCCGCCTCGAGGGTAAGTCTTCCCTCGGCCGGCTTGGTTTGCTGACGCACTCCACAGCGGGCTTCATCGACCCCGGCTTCTCCGGGCACGTCACTCTGGAGCTTTCCAACGTGGCCACGCTGCCCATCAAGCTGTGGCCGGGTATGAAGATCGGCCAGTTGTGCTTCTTCCGCCTGACATCCTCGGCGGAGCACCCCTACGGTTCCGGTGAATACGGCAACCGCTACCAAGGCCAGCGCGGACCCACCGCCAGCCGCAGCCACCAGAACTTCCACCGGACTGCCATCTAG
- a CDS encoding CAP domain-containing protein, translated as MPTAPAAGPGPSESPTPTAPPTQTTTPSPTPSPTQTSTPSQTASEASPTPAPPTPTPSSTPAPPTPTPFPGKTPSSDPDPDNGALALLPDDNTAAILTVFNAINSYRASLGLAPVKYHATVASLAQEWSNSIASREVIQHRANFWTDPRALNPNNGAGEVIAVRWDRDAAQLVEWWKGSPGHDALLRDPRFNVMGIGITYTDGNWQTTPNRYTLWGVVNFFGYTTLPAGTTTRPGGTVVPPTDPVGVCEPGGKYQPPTVDLGAAAIRSAADLVSISSDGTVYSYPSLGNAKYGSARKIGIGFTGLKELFVSDWDRDGVFDLIAQRLDGALLVYPGMQSGGFGSPGVLGQGWESLNIAVGTWCANNRLPQIVAMDGSGGLWFYKNSGMTYIRTQAAIGTGNKAVRLSMVDYNADGFQDLLTVEPNGYLRLYRGSGLGLPKQEARPVVGAAWTDYAGLRSLQGVTGANTTGIAGLGTNGVLEYWDLTSGGLTTPVIVGGGWSGFKLAQ; from the coding sequence ATGCCAACAGCACCTGCCGCAGGACCTGGTCCGTCGGAATCACCGACGCCAACTGCGCCACCAACTCAAACAACGACGCCGTCGCCAACACCCTCACCAACTCAAACATCTACGCCGTCACAAACGGCTTCCGAGGCGTCACCAACGCCAGCCCCACCCACGCCCACGCCATCTTCAACGCCAGCCCCACCCACGCCCACCCCCTTCCCCGGCAAGACCCCAAGCAGCGATCCGGATCCGGACAACGGAGCCCTTGCGCTACTCCCGGACGACAACACCGCGGCCATCCTGACGGTGTTCAACGCCATCAACAGCTACCGCGCGTCTCTGGGCCTTGCCCCGGTGAAGTATCACGCAACAGTGGCGAGCCTGGCCCAGGAATGGTCGAACAGCATCGCCAGCCGCGAAGTGATCCAGCACCGGGCCAATTTCTGGACGGATCCTCGCGCGCTCAACCCGAACAACGGCGCGGGTGAGGTCATTGCTGTCCGGTGGGATCGTGACGCTGCCCAACTCGTGGAGTGGTGGAAGGGTTCCCCGGGCCACGACGCCCTGCTGCGTGATCCCCGCTTCAATGTGATGGGCATCGGGATCACGTATACGGACGGCAACTGGCAAACCACCCCCAACCGCTACACGCTGTGGGGCGTGGTCAACTTCTTCGGCTACACCACGTTGCCTGCCGGAACTACGACGCGGCCAGGCGGGACGGTGGTGCCGCCCACAGACCCAGTGGGTGTGTGCGAACCCGGAGGCAAGTACCAGCCGCCTACCGTGGACCTGGGCGCGGCGGCCATCCGCAGCGCCGCAGACCTTGTTTCCATCAGCTCGGATGGGACGGTCTACTCCTACCCGTCCCTGGGCAACGCCAAGTATGGCTCCGCCCGCAAGATCGGAATCGGCTTCACAGGACTCAAAGAACTGTTCGTATCGGATTGGGACCGTGACGGCGTCTTTGACCTCATCGCCCAACGCCTGGACGGTGCACTCCTGGTGTACCCGGGCATGCAGTCAGGCGGCTTCGGATCCCCGGGAGTCCTGGGCCAGGGGTGGGAGTCCCTCAATATAGCCGTGGGCACTTGGTGCGCAAACAACCGGCTCCCACAAATAGTGGCGATGGACGGATCCGGGGGGCTTTGGTTCTATAAGAATTCCGGAATGACATACATCCGCACCCAGGCAGCGATCGGAACAGGCAACAAGGCCGTCCGGCTCAGCATGGTTGATTACAACGCGGATGGTTTCCAGGACCTCCTCACCGTCGAGCCCAATGGGTACCTGAGGTTGTACCGCGGCAGCGGACTGGGCCTCCCAAAGCAGGAGGCCAGGCCTGTGGTGGGTGCGGCGTGGACCGACTACGCCGGTTTGCGTTCACTTCAAGGAGTGACGGGCGCAAACACCACCGGCATTGCTGGACTCGGCACTAATGGAGTGCTGGAGTACTGGGACCTCACCTCGGGCGGCCTCACGACGCCGGTCATCGTCGGCGGCGGATGGAGCGGCTTCAAGCTGGCACAGTAA
- a CDS encoding SRPBCC family protein, translating into MAFAAYEVVISRDAMTVYGFLIDGMNNSLWRSGVRSISLRSGVRGQKGAVYQQTLTGPGGRPIAADFEITEARPGAEVRFAVVAGPARPTGGYYLSTEGKTTRLRFALEYHPKGLQKLMNGMIQKTMESEVAQLEQLKTVIESDSAA; encoded by the coding sequence GTGGCATTTGCAGCTTATGAAGTGGTGATCAGCAGGGATGCCATGACCGTTTATGGATTCCTGATAGACGGCATGAACAACTCCCTCTGGCGCTCGGGCGTGCGCAGCATCTCGCTTAGATCCGGTGTCCGTGGCCAGAAGGGCGCGGTCTACCAGCAAACGCTCACCGGCCCGGGGGGACGGCCCATCGCTGCTGACTTCGAGATTACTGAGGCCCGGCCCGGCGCAGAAGTGCGCTTTGCGGTGGTGGCCGGACCCGCCCGGCCTACGGGCGGCTACTACCTCAGCACCGAGGGCAAGACTACGCGGCTCAGGTTCGCCCTGGAGTATCACCCCAAGGGCCTGCAAAAACTCATGAACGGCATGATCCAGAAAACGATGGAATCTGAAGTTGCCCAGTTGGAGCAACTCAAGACCGTCATTGAGTCCGACTCCGCGGCTTGA
- a CDS encoding M15 family metallopeptidase codes for MPTTVPAAAASTAASSSANKVAAPTTVNPLPSVDPIGDPASFSVLVNKSRPLNPASYAPGDLVNARGSGQYLRAEAAAWLNGLFQGAADAGTGGLSIVSGYRSYAQQQQVYSYYVSIYGQAYADTISARPGYSEHQTGLAMDIGNAAGSCGLSTCFGDTAAGKWVAANAHKYGFIVRYPEGYTGTTGYSYEPWHLRYVGVALATDMNRRGFPTLEHYFAGNPAAAASIKSGADLVAADSSGRMLRYPATAAGGYAAPVQIGSGWTGLKQGFVVDWDIDGIYDILAQWNNGVLGVYRGLPGGGFAGQVVVGNGGWDRMTITVGKWTHAHGRPGVVGYFPDGVLRYYPNTFGGALSAPQVIGKGWNGLELTMADWEGDGANDILARTTSGSLINYRGDGWAGFYGPATTVGTGWQYTRVLLPSFGLTGAGTRGITAQTADGNLYNYGLGRASWTTYAQVGSGWNGLKLFK; via the coding sequence ATGCCAACAACGGTACCCGCGGCTGCGGCATCTACGGCGGCATCCTCATCCGCGAACAAAGTGGCAGCACCCACCACGGTGAACCCGCTGCCAAGCGTGGACCCCATCGGGGACCCTGCCAGCTTTTCGGTCCTTGTCAATAAATCCAGGCCCCTGAATCCCGCAAGCTACGCCCCTGGCGACCTCGTCAATGCCCGCGGCTCGGGCCAGTATCTGCGGGCCGAAGCCGCTGCCTGGCTCAACGGCCTGTTCCAGGGAGCGGCCGACGCCGGGACCGGGGGCCTGTCGATCGTGAGCGGATACCGGTCCTATGCCCAGCAACAGCAGGTCTATTCGTACTACGTCAGCATCTATGGCCAGGCCTATGCCGACACCATCTCGGCACGTCCCGGGTACAGCGAGCACCAGACCGGCCTCGCCATGGACATCGGCAATGCTGCTGGTTCCTGTGGCCTGAGCACGTGCTTCGGAGATACAGCGGCCGGCAAATGGGTGGCAGCGAACGCCCATAAGTACGGCTTCATCGTCCGGTACCCCGAGGGCTACACGGGCACCACCGGCTACAGCTACGAGCCCTGGCACTTGCGCTACGTTGGCGTAGCGCTGGCCACCGACATGAACCGGCGGGGATTCCCGACGCTCGAGCATTACTTCGCCGGAAACCCGGCAGCCGCTGCCAGCATCAAGTCCGGCGCCGACCTCGTAGCGGCAGACTCTTCCGGCCGGATGCTGCGTTACCCCGCGACGGCGGCAGGAGGTTATGCGGCACCCGTCCAGATAGGTTCGGGTTGGACCGGCTTGAAACAAGGCTTCGTGGTGGACTGGGACATTGACGGCATTTACGACATCCTTGCGCAGTGGAACAACGGCGTCCTGGGCGTTTATCGTGGCCTCCCCGGAGGCGGCTTCGCCGGACAGGTCGTGGTGGGCAACGGCGGCTGGGATCGCATGACCATCACCGTCGGCAAGTGGACGCACGCTCACGGCCGGCCCGGCGTCGTCGGATATTTCCCGGACGGTGTGCTGCGCTATTACCCCAACACATTCGGCGGGGCGCTGAGCGCTCCGCAGGTCATCGGCAAGGGCTGGAACGGCCTGGAACTGACCATGGCCGATTGGGAGGGCGACGGCGCGAACGACATCCTTGCAAGGACAACTTCCGGGTCCCTGATCAACTACCGGGGAGACGGCTGGGCTGGCTTCTACGGGCCGGCCACAACTGTTGGCACAGGTTGGCAGTACACGCGCGTCCTGCTGCCGAGCTTCGGATTGACGGGCGCCGGCACGCGCGGCATCACTGCCCAAACCGCCGATGGCAACCTCTACAACTACGGTCTCGGCAGGGCCTCCTGGACCACCTACGCGCAGGTTGGATCCGGCTGGAACGGCCTGAAGCTCTTCAAATAG
- a CDS encoding nuclear transport factor 2 family protein, producing the protein MTLTDDAEAGPLAVIHRLLEATNKHDLEALAECFAPGYVNETPAHPTRGFTGRDAIRSNWEQLFTGVPNIRVRMVSHSVAGNQAWTELHMQGSWRDGTPHELTGVIIFGVEESVINSARFYMEPVEHFVRVDDTADRVSHRVTHGRPAVEPAQ; encoded by the coding sequence ATGACTCTCACCGACGATGCTGAGGCGGGTCCACTCGCCGTCATCCACCGCCTGCTGGAAGCCACGAACAAGCACGATCTGGAAGCCTTGGCCGAATGTTTTGCGCCGGGTTACGTCAATGAGACGCCTGCCCACCCCACCAGGGGCTTCACGGGCAGGGACGCCATCCGTAGCAACTGGGAGCAGCTCTTTACAGGGGTGCCGAACATCAGAGTCCGAATGGTGTCCCATAGCGTGGCCGGCAACCAGGCCTGGACAGAGCTGCACATGCAGGGCTCGTGGCGGGATGGCACGCCGCATGAGCTCACCGGCGTCATCATTTTCGGCGTGGAAGAGAGCGTCATTAACAGTGCACGCTTCTACATGGAGCCTGTGGAGCACTTCGTTCGCGTTGATGACACCGCGGACCGCGTCAGCCACCGGGTAACCCATGGCCGGCCGGCCGTCGAGCCGGCACAGTGA
- a CDS encoding N(5)-(carboxyethyl)ornithine synthase, translated as MSGAQSPLSIGVLGSSLKPNEQRLPIHPQHLGRIAPELRQRLRLEYGYGERFGVPDSTLAGLVGGLGTRRELIAQNDVILLPKPQAEDLAELRDGQTLCGWPHCVQDEAITQLAIDKKLTLIAFEAMNHWAADGGFGLHVFHKNNELAGYCSVLHALALTGSTGDYGRRLTAVVIGFGATARGAVTALNAHGVHDVQVLTNRGVAAVGSPIHSVRIVQFDHDNNAPFLSQVITDGGRKPLAPFLAAADIVVNCTLQDPNSPLTYLRTEDLAEFRPDSLIVDVSCDPGMGFSWARSTTFDEPMFRVGGHVNYYAVDHSPSYLWNSASWEISEALLPFLETVAAGPDAWDTNETISRAIEIREGVIQNPDVLEFQGRSAEYPHVRAAVQAPAA; from the coding sequence GTGAGTGGGGCGCAAAGTCCGCTAAGCATTGGCGTCCTGGGTTCTTCGCTGAAGCCCAACGAGCAACGGCTACCGATCCACCCGCAGCATCTTGGGCGCATTGCTCCGGAACTGCGCCAACGGCTCCGCCTTGAATATGGTTACGGCGAACGCTTTGGTGTCCCGGACAGCACACTCGCCGGGCTTGTCGGCGGGCTTGGCACGAGGCGGGAGCTCATTGCCCAAAATGACGTCATTCTGCTGCCGAAGCCGCAGGCCGAGGATCTTGCCGAGCTCCGCGACGGGCAGACCCTTTGCGGCTGGCCACACTGCGTTCAGGACGAGGCGATCACCCAGCTCGCGATCGATAAGAAACTAACGCTCATCGCGTTCGAAGCCATGAACCACTGGGCTGCCGACGGCGGCTTTGGACTTCACGTCTTCCACAAAAACAACGAGCTCGCCGGCTACTGCTCCGTGTTGCACGCGTTGGCTTTGACCGGTTCCACGGGTGATTACGGTCGTCGCCTGACGGCAGTGGTCATCGGTTTTGGCGCCACGGCCCGGGGCGCCGTCACAGCCTTGAACGCCCATGGCGTCCATGATGTCCAGGTCCTGACAAACAGGGGTGTCGCCGCAGTCGGATCCCCGATCCACTCGGTGCGGATCGTGCAGTTCGACCACGACAACAACGCACCATTCCTGAGCCAGGTCATCACCGATGGTGGTCGCAAGCCTTTGGCCCCGTTCCTCGCTGCGGCAGACATTGTGGTGAATTGCACCCTGCAGGACCCCAACTCCCCGCTAACGTATCTGCGAACTGAGGACCTGGCAGAATTCCGGCCGGACAGCCTGATCGTGGACGTTTCCTGCGATCCCGGCATGGGATTCAGTTGGGCACGCTCAACTACCTTCGATGAGCCCATGTTCCGGGTGGGCGGGCACGTCAACTACTACGCCGTTGATCACAGCCCTTCATACCTGTGGAACTCGGCCAGCTGGGAGATCAGCGAGGCCTTGTTGCCGTTCCTGGAGACTGTGGCCGCAGGTCCGGACGCGTGGGACACCAATGAGACGATCTCCCGTGCGATCGAGATTCGCGAGGGCGTCATCCAAAACCCGGATGTGCTGGAGTTCCAGGGACGCTCGGCGGAATACCCCCATGTACGGGCTGCGGTACAAGCGCCCGCAGCCTAA
- a CDS encoding MFS transporter: MAPPPPSAANVSQPIIDSLSAPQTPDTVTQPLAVVSEKLPWRHTFISLKVPNFRIFAIGHFIAVIAIWMQRIAQDWMVLQLSGSVTAVGITVALQFMPSLFLGPWGGMMADRFAKRKILIICQSAAAVLAATLAALSLSHRVEVWHVYAIALVLGFVTVLDQPARQVFVNELVGPKYLRNAISVNSTTFQLGGLIGPALAGWLLTAVGAGWAFAANAVACCSTVAMLLILRKEQLHLSRPTPRKKGMLREGLQYALSKPTIYWPWLMAGFVAVFAMSLPVLLAAFADHVYDAGAGGYGLLNAMVALGALVGAVTSTRRRQLRLRSVVLSAGLYGLMLCLSSVMPSMVWFSASMVLAGFWCLMFLTAANQMVQTSSNMSIRGRVMSLYLVVLIGGQAIGGPVMGWLAEHLGPHLAILVAGGVPAAAAAVVAVVLARKASLHIKVDLRDRRRVLRIVDRTQAA; the protein is encoded by the coding sequence TTGGCACCCCCACCGCCATCAGCGGCAAATGTCAGCCAGCCCATCATCGATTCCCTGTCCGCGCCGCAGACGCCGGACACCGTCACCCAGCCACTCGCCGTCGTGAGTGAAAAGCTGCCCTGGCGGCACACCTTCATCTCCTTGAAGGTACCCAACTTCAGGATCTTCGCAATTGGCCATTTCATTGCCGTGATTGCGATCTGGATGCAGCGTATTGCCCAAGACTGGATGGTGCTCCAGCTCTCTGGTTCCGTCACCGCGGTCGGAATTACCGTGGCGCTGCAGTTCATGCCGTCGTTGTTCCTTGGCCCGTGGGGCGGCATGATGGCCGACCGCTTCGCCAAGCGAAAGATCCTCATCATCTGCCAGTCCGCGGCGGCCGTGCTTGCTGCCACCTTGGCGGCGCTCTCCCTCAGCCATCGCGTGGAAGTCTGGCATGTGTATGCAATCGCCCTGGTGCTGGGCTTTGTGACCGTCCTGGACCAGCCGGCGCGGCAGGTGTTCGTCAACGAACTCGTAGGTCCCAAGTACCTGCGCAATGCCATCAGCGTCAACTCAACAACCTTCCAGCTCGGTGGCCTGATCGGCCCGGCGCTGGCGGGATGGCTGCTCACGGCTGTGGGCGCCGGTTGGGCATTCGCCGCCAATGCCGTGGCGTGCTGCTCCACCGTTGCCATGCTCCTGATACTCCGCAAGGAACAGCTGCACCTTAGCCGGCCGACGCCCCGCAAGAAGGGCATGCTGCGCGAAGGCCTCCAGTACGCGCTGAGCAAGCCCACCATCTACTGGCCATGGTTGATGGCCGGATTCGTGGCGGTTTTCGCGATGAGCCTCCCGGTGCTGCTTGCCGCCTTTGCGGACCACGTGTACGACGCCGGGGCCGGAGGCTACGGCCTGCTGAACGCGATGGTTGCGCTCGGTGCGCTGGTGGGGGCGGTGACGTCCACACGACGTCGTCAGCTCCGGTTGCGGTCGGTGGTGCTCTCGGCGGGGCTATATGGCTTGATGCTCTGCCTATCATCCGTGATGCCGTCCATGGTCTGGTTCAGCGCCTCGATGGTCCTGGCTGGATTCTGGTGCCTCATGTTCCTCACCGCGGCAAACCAGATGGTGCAGACCAGTTCCAACATGAGCATTCGCGGCCGGGTAATGAGCCTCTACCTGGTGGTCCTCATCGGCGGACAGGCAATTGGTGGGCCCGTCATGGGTTGGCTGGCCGAACACCTTGGGCCGCACTTGGCCATCCTTGTGGCTGGTGGCGTGCCGGCAGCGGCGGCGGCTGTTGTCGCCGTCGTACTGGCACGGAAGGCATCCCTGCACATCAAGGTGGACCTGCGTGACCGGCGTCGAGTGCTACGGATCGTTGACCGGACGCAAGCTGCATAG